A genome region from Dickeya dadantii NCPPB 898 includes the following:
- a CDS encoding MFS transporter translates to MKQVSLSQGLTGIGLMVLLTGQLLPMIDFSIVNVALEAIAHSLSASPAELELVVSVYGVAFAVSLAMGGRLGDNLGRRRVFIAGVALFGVASLLCGIAQAVWVLLAARALQGVGAALVVPQILATIHVCLRGREHARALGFYSAIGGLAFVVGQVLGGFLIQLDIAGYGWRSVFLVNLPVCLLVLLLAPSRLPDTRGEKPVALDMPGTVLLSLMLASLLFPLALGPIWHWPWSCVAVLLSSLVWFALLWRVERRQPAPLLPPALFRLPGIRFGLLLALLFFSSWSGFMFAVAYTLQSGAGFTPLQSGNSFIGLGLSYFVASLLSGRLATRIGTIGALLTGCAIQMSGLALLMASLAWRWPVSVLQLLPATMMIGFGQAFIVSSFYRIGLSDVPTHQAGAGSALLSTMQQASLGLGPIVLGTVLVQVLHTSGGHFASALIATLMAEWGLMLVLVLCALRNRLMLAYPRPMV, encoded by the coding sequence ATGAAACAGGTTTCACTTTCGCAGGGGCTTACCGGTATCGGCCTGATGGTGCTGCTGACCGGCCAGCTGTTGCCGATGATCGATTTTTCGATCGTTAACGTGGCGCTGGAAGCGATCGCCCATTCACTTTCCGCCAGCCCGGCTGAACTGGAATTGGTGGTGTCGGTATATGGCGTGGCGTTTGCCGTATCGCTGGCGATGGGTGGCCGGTTGGGCGATAACCTGGGGCGCCGCCGGGTATTCATTGCCGGCGTGGCGCTGTTCGGCGTGGCGTCGCTGCTGTGCGGCATCGCTCAGGCGGTATGGGTGCTGCTGGCGGCTCGTGCCTTGCAAGGGGTCGGTGCCGCGCTGGTGGTGCCGCAGATTCTGGCGACCATTCATGTCTGCCTGCGCGGGCGTGAGCATGCCCGGGCGTTGGGTTTTTACAGCGCCATCGGCGGGCTGGCTTTTGTGGTCGGGCAGGTGCTGGGCGGTTTTTTGATTCAACTGGATATCGCCGGTTATGGCTGGCGCAGCGTGTTTCTGGTCAATCTACCGGTTTGCCTGCTGGTATTGTTGCTGGCGCCGTCGCGTCTGCCGGATACCCGTGGCGAAAAACCAGTGGCGCTGGATATGCCCGGCACGGTGCTGCTGTCGCTGATGCTGGCCAGCCTACTGTTCCCGCTGGCGTTAGGGCCAATCTGGCACTGGCCGTGGTCCTGCGTGGCGGTGTTGCTGAGCAGTCTGGTGTGGTTTGCGCTGTTGTGGCGGGTGGAACGTCGTCAGCCGGCGCCGTTGCTGCCGCCCGCGCTGTTCCGGTTGCCGGGGATCCGCTTCGGCTTGCTGTTGGCGCTGCTGTTTTTCTCCAGTTGGAGCGGCTTTATGTTCGCGGTTGCTTACACCCTGCAATCCGGCGCTGGTTTTACGCCGCTGCAGTCGGGTAACAGTTTTATCGGGCTGGGGCTGTCCTATTTTGTTGCATCGTTGCTCAGCGGTCGTCTCGCCACCCGTATCGGCACTATCGGAGCGTTGCTGACCGGATGCGCGATTCAGATGAGCGGGCTGGCGCTGCTGATGGCGTCGCTGGCGTGGCGCTGGCCGGTGTCGGTGCTGCAATTATTGCCTGCGACCATGATGATTGGCTTCGGTCAGGCATTTATTGTCAGCAGCTTTTATCGCATCGGGCTGTCGGATGTGCCGACGCATCAGGCGGGCGCGGGCAGCGCGCTGCTTTCCACTATGCAACAGGCATCGCTGGGGCTGGGGCCGATTGTGCTGGGTACGGTGCTGGTTCAGGTGTTGCATACCAGCGGCGGGCATTTTGCCAGCGCGCTGATTGCCACGCTGATGGCGGAATGGGGGCTGATGTTGGTATTGGTGCTGTGCGCGCTGCGCAACCGGTTGATGCTGGCGTACCCACGACCGATGGTCTGA
- the ttcA gene encoding tRNA 2-thiocytidine(32) synthetase TtcA has translation MSENQSVTPKEQYNLNKLQKRLRRHVGEAIVDFNMIEDGDRIMVCLSGGKDSYTMLEILRNLQQSAPVNFSLVAVNLDQKQPGFPEHVLPQYLDSIGVEYKIVEENTYGIVKEKIPEGKTTCSLCSRLRRGILYRTATELGATKIALGHHRDDILQTLFLNMFYGGKLKGMPPKLVSDDGKHVVIRPLAYCREKDIERFAEARQFPIIPCNLCGSQPNLQRQVIKDMLRDWDKRYPGRIETMFSAMQNAVPSHLCDTNLFDFKSIRQGSEVVDGGDLAFDREEMPLQPAGWQPDEDEEDNARPLERLNVLEIR, from the coding sequence ATGTCAGAAAATCAATCTGTTACACCCAAAGAGCAGTACAACCTTAACAAACTTCAAAAACGCCTGCGCCGACACGTGGGCGAAGCGATCGTCGATTTCAATATGATCGAAGACGGCGATCGGATCATGGTGTGTCTGTCCGGTGGCAAAGACAGCTACACCATGCTGGAGATTCTGCGCAATCTGCAGCAAAGCGCGCCGGTGAATTTCTCGCTGGTGGCGGTGAATCTTGACCAAAAACAGCCGGGGTTCCCGGAACATGTGCTGCCGCAGTATCTGGACAGCATTGGCGTTGAATACAAGATTGTGGAAGAGAATACCTACGGCATCGTTAAAGAGAAGATTCCGGAAGGTAAGACTACTTGCTCGCTGTGCTCGCGTCTGCGCCGCGGCATTCTGTACCGTACCGCCACCGAGCTGGGTGCGACTAAAATTGCGCTCGGCCATCACCGTGACGATATCCTGCAAACGCTATTTCTGAACATGTTCTACGGCGGCAAACTGAAAGGCATGCCGCCGAAACTGGTGAGCGACGACGGCAAGCATGTGGTGATCCGCCCGCTGGCATACTGCCGTGAAAAAGACATTGAACGTTTTGCCGAGGCGCGCCAGTTCCCGATCATCCCGTGTAATCTGTGCGGTTCGCAGCCCAACCTGCAACGTCAGGTGATCAAGGACATGCTGCGCGACTGGGACAAACGCTACCCCGGCCGCATCGAAACCATGTTCAGCGCCATGCAGAATGCGGTGCCGTCGCATCTGTGCGACACCAATCTGTTCGATTTCAAATCGATTCGTCAGGGCAGCGAGGTGGTGGACGGCGGCGATCTGGCGTTCGACCGCGAAGAGATGCCATTACAGCCAGCAGGCTGGCAGCCGGATGAAGATGAAGAAGACAACGCTCGCCCGCTGGAGCGACTGAACGTACTGGAAATCCGTTAA
- the zntB gene encoding zinc transporter ZntB: protein MEVTESKAIRHTGAVFTCQLDGRGGILPLAESGLGEEAFLPAWLHLDSTQPASVRWLHETTLLPDSVRNALAGESARPRVVRLGEGTLVTLRSINYNPDARPDELVAIRVFITDRLIVSTRRRKVAAIDEVMSDLKEGNGPANSGDWMVSIAEALTDHTSEFIDELHEKIIDLEDALLEQRIPPRGELALIRKQLIVLRRYMTPQRDIFSRLSGEKFGWMQDDDRRRMQEIAERLGRGLEDLDASIARTTVIADEITTLMTDAMNRRTYTMSLLAMVFLPTTFLTGLFGVNLGGIPGANSGIGFGVFCLLLVLLVSGVAWWLKRSKWL from the coding sequence GTGGAAGTGACTGAAAGTAAAGCTATCCGGCACACCGGCGCCGTCTTTACCTGTCAACTGGACGGCAGGGGAGGCATTCTGCCGCTGGCGGAGAGTGGTCTGGGCGAGGAGGCGTTTCTGCCTGCCTGGCTGCACCTTGACTCGACGCAACCAGCCAGCGTGCGCTGGCTGCATGAAACCACGCTGCTGCCGGACAGCGTACGTAACGCGCTGGCGGGGGAAAGCGCCCGTCCTCGCGTCGTACGGCTTGGTGAAGGCACGCTGGTGACCCTGCGCAGCATCAATTATAACCCTGATGCCCGGCCGGATGAGCTGGTGGCGATCCGGGTCTTCATCACCGATCGCCTGATTGTCTCCACCCGGCGGCGTAAAGTAGCGGCGATCGATGAGGTAATGAGCGATCTGAAAGAGGGTAACGGTCCTGCCAACAGCGGAGACTGGATGGTGTCTATCGCCGAGGCGTTAACCGATCACACCAGCGAGTTTATTGATGAGCTGCACGAGAAAATCATCGATCTGGAAGATGCGTTGCTGGAACAGCGCATTCCGCCGCGCGGCGAACTGGCGTTGATTCGCAAGCAGCTGATTGTGTTACGCCGCTACATGACGCCGCAGCGCGATATTTTCTCGCGCTTGTCCGGCGAGAAGTTTGGCTGGATGCAGGATGACGACCGCCGCCGCATGCAGGAAATTGCCGAGCGCCTCGGCCGGGGTCTGGAAGATCTGGACGCCAGCATCGCCCGAACGACAGTGATTGCCGATGAAATCACCACGCTGATGACCGACGCCATGAACCGGCGTACGTATACCATGTCGTTGCTGGCGATGGTTTTCCTGCCGACTACGTTTCTGACCGGGTTGTTTGGCGTTAATTTGGGCGGGATTCCAGGTGCTAACAGCGGTATCGGATTCGGCGTGTTCTGCCTGTTGTTGGTGTTGTTGGTCAGCGGCGTTGCCTGGTGGTTAAAGCGTAGTAAATGGTTGTGA
- a CDS encoding peptide ABC transporter substrate-binding protein, translating to MHFRYSAVSVGVVSAVLMTALMNPAGAAQVPAGAVLADRQEIVRHIKDEPASLDPIKAVGLPEIQVIRDLFEGLVNQDAQGNPIPGVAQRWQTNDNRTFIFTLRPDARWSNGDPVTARDFVYSWRRLATPQNTSPFSWFIRLTGIVNADDILAGKLPADKLGVMAVDDHTLKVQLSKPVPYFISLMANFCLYPVHQATVEKYGNEWIKPGNLVGNGAFVLKDRVVNEKLVLTPNSHYWDHANTRLTQVTFVPINQESNATKRYQADDIDITESFPKNQYQKLLKDLPGQVFTPDQLGTYYYAFNTQRAPTNDARVRKALSYAIDRKIIAGKVLGTGEKPAYRLTPDVTAGFTPQPGQLQQYSQAELDMQAKALMTAAGYGPSKPLKLTLLYNTQEVHQKIAIAVASMWKTKLGVDVKLVNQEWKTYIDSRNTGNFDVIRASWVGDYNEPSTFLSLLTASHSGNIARFNNADYDRLMADTAGQTDRKVLNEDYNRAEQILAEQAPIAPIYQYTNGRLIKPWVKGYPIANPEDVAYSQTLYILKH from the coding sequence ATGCACTTTCGTTATTCCGCAGTTTCCGTCGGCGTGGTTTCCGCCGTCCTGATGACAGCGCTGATGAACCCGGCAGGCGCGGCGCAGGTTCCTGCCGGCGCCGTTCTGGCGGACCGGCAGGAGATCGTCCGCCACATCAAGGATGAACCGGCGTCGCTGGACCCGATTAAAGCGGTTGGTTTGCCGGAGATTCAGGTGATTCGCGACCTGTTCGAAGGGCTGGTGAATCAGGACGCGCAGGGTAATCCGATCCCCGGCGTCGCTCAGCGCTGGCAGACTAACGATAACCGCACCTTTATTTTTACTCTGCGCCCTGACGCGCGCTGGTCGAACGGCGATCCGGTCACCGCCAGAGACTTTGTCTACAGCTGGCGGCGACTGGCGACGCCGCAAAATACGTCGCCGTTTAGCTGGTTTATCCGGCTGACGGGGATCGTCAATGCGGATGATATCCTGGCCGGCAAGCTGCCCGCCGACAAACTGGGCGTCATGGCGGTTGACGATCACACGTTAAAGGTGCAACTGAGCAAGCCGGTGCCTTATTTCATCAGCCTGATGGCCAATTTCTGTCTTTATCCGGTGCATCAGGCTACGGTGGAAAAATACGGCAACGAGTGGATCAAACCGGGCAATCTGGTGGGCAATGGCGCTTTCGTACTGAAAGATCGGGTGGTCAATGAAAAACTGGTGCTGACGCCGAATAGCCATTACTGGGATCACGCCAATACCCGGCTGACGCAGGTCACCTTTGTGCCGATCAATCAGGAATCCAACGCCACCAAGCGCTATCAGGCCGACGATATCGACATCACCGAGTCGTTTCCCAAGAACCAGTATCAGAAGCTGCTGAAGGACTTGCCGGGGCAGGTCTTTACCCCGGACCAACTCGGCACCTATTACTATGCGTTCAACACGCAGCGAGCGCCGACCAACGACGCGCGGGTGCGCAAGGCGCTGTCTTATGCCATCGACCGTAAGATTATCGCCGGGAAAGTGTTGGGAACCGGCGAGAAACCGGCGTATCGCCTTACGCCGGATGTTACCGCCGGGTTCACGCCGCAGCCGGGACAATTGCAGCAGTACTCGCAGGCCGAACTGGATATGCAGGCCAAGGCGCTAATGACGGCGGCCGGCTATGGTCCGTCTAAACCGCTGAAACTGACCCTGCTGTACAACACGCAGGAAGTGCATCAAAAAATTGCCATCGCCGTCGCGTCGATGTGGAAAACCAAACTCGGCGTAGACGTGAAACTGGTGAATCAGGAATGGAAAACGTACATCGACAGCCGCAATACGGGTAATTTTGATGTCATACGCGCTTCCTGGGTCGGCGATTACAACGAGCCGTCCACCTTCCTGTCGCTGCTGACCGCCAGTCACAGCGGCAATATCGCCCGTTTCAACAACGCCGATTACGATCGATTGATGGCGGATACCGCCGGGCAGACCGACCGTAAGGTGCTGAACGAGGATTACAACCGCGCCGAGCAGATCCTGGCGGAGCAGGCGCCGATCGCGCCGATTTACCAGTACACCAACGGCCGGTTGATCAAGCCTTGGGTGAAAGGGTATCCCATCGCCAACCCTGAGGATGTCGCCTACAGTCAGACGCTCTATATTCTGAAACACTGA
- a CDS encoding lysozyme inhibitor LprI family protein: MTSATNTNHADIYQQYYAKMAGNICNNLTNKDSEMGIYQCATLMKKDADAKLTTRTNEINQVLSRLSDDDEHKELIKYFKEDQLQWERHRNKRCKLRVTNLEQDSPQYISETFLCQAVDAVFVAYMSFQKAEYTMNGWLPVRRQKTIVG, from the coding sequence ATGACATCCGCCACTAATACAAATCACGCCGATATCTATCAGCAGTATTATGCCAAAATGGCAGGTAATATTTGTAACAACCTTACTAACAAAGACAGCGAGATGGGAATCTATCAGTGTGCGACATTAATGAAAAAAGATGCCGACGCAAAACTCACCACACGTACCAACGAGATTAATCAGGTACTCAGTAGGTTAAGCGATGATGATGAACATAAAGAGTTGATAAAATACTTCAAGGAAGATCAGTTGCAATGGGAGCGTCACCGTAATAAGCGTTGCAAATTGCGGGTGACAAATTTAGAACAAGACTCTCCGCAATATATATCTGAAACATTCTTGTGTCAGGCAGTAGATGCCGTTTTCGTGGCCTACATGTCATTCCAGAAAGCAGAGTATACTATGAATGGCTGGCTACCTGTGAGGCGGCAGAAAACTATCGTCGGATAG
- a CDS encoding methyl-accepting chemotaxis protein — translation MAPARKRFFDMNVATKLYLGFAMILFLVVLSSALSIHRFSTIKTYYGKTDLMHTVIMDIFQVKIARTKYLVSNDNEPYDTMLSYNNDLAKNLEQGSQLYTESEFRDPLARMQKHQAALQQSINEMARAKQAFIDASARFSRLSVDGAISRFRSSLAATAFTSDSDREKATALTLALASYKATADAVVIERTPAALSTLQSRFSDIERSYRDLSALLPADQKTALDEFWASIVNLKTGAEGYLNAYKALSSAEAAVKTDGDNVSDIAKEVIRRLSEINTTLTNNAITGATAFALLALVFGLLVSRYITRQITTPVSHNLALAERIASGDLTASIETNRHDELGQLTAAMAGMNERLRQMIGNIRDSVGSVAASAAQIAHGNHELSSRTEQQSAAVVQTAASMEQLTSTVKNNADNARHASQIAAEASRDAHTGGGVVQNVVNTMNDIAVSSKKISDITDVINSIAFQTNILALNAAVEAARAGEQGRGFAVVAGEVRNLAQRSAQAAREIASLIAESVTRINAGSVLAAEAGDAMQKILLSVSRVNDIIGEIASASDEQRRGIEQIASAVGELDSTTQQNASLVTASASSASSLEEQSIQLETLVSHFRLAQDNQPLLSRHAALPANRPPVPALSQARLTLDGKNRQSQQDWESF, via the coding sequence ATGGCACCTGCAAGAAAACGTTTTTTTGACATGAATGTCGCAACCAAGCTGTACCTGGGTTTTGCAATGATTTTGTTTTTAGTGGTGCTTTCCTCAGCGCTGAGTATCCACCGTTTTTCGACCATCAAGACCTACTACGGCAAAACCGACCTGATGCACACCGTCATCATGGATATTTTTCAGGTCAAAATCGCCAGAACAAAATATTTGGTCAGCAATGACAATGAGCCTTACGACACCATGCTCAGCTACAACAATGATCTGGCTAAAAATCTTGAACAAGGCAGCCAGCTCTATACCGAAAGCGAATTCAGGGATCCGCTGGCCCGCATGCAGAAGCACCAGGCCGCACTACAGCAATCCATCAACGAAATGGCTCGTGCTAAGCAGGCGTTTATCGACGCCAGCGCCCGGTTTAGCCGCCTTTCGGTCGACGGCGCTATCTCCCGCTTTCGTAGCAGCCTGGCGGCCACTGCGTTTACATCCGACAGCGACCGGGAAAAAGCGACCGCGTTAACCCTGGCGCTGGCGTCTTACAAAGCGACCGCCGACGCCGTGGTGATTGAACGCACTCCCGCCGCACTTAGCACCCTGCAAAGCCGCTTCAGCGATATTGAGAGAAGTTACCGCGACCTGTCCGCCCTGCTCCCGGCCGATCAGAAAACAGCACTGGATGAATTCTGGGCAAGCATCGTCAACCTGAAAACCGGCGCGGAAGGCTACCTGAACGCTTACAAGGCGTTATCGAGCGCAGAAGCGGCGGTGAAAACCGACGGCGATAACGTCAGCGATATCGCCAAAGAGGTCATCCGTCGTCTGAGCGAAATCAACACCACGCTCACCAACAACGCCATCACCGGCGCCACCGCGTTCGCCTTGCTGGCGCTGGTGTTCGGCCTGCTGGTATCACGCTATATCACCCGCCAGATTACCACCCCGGTGTCCCACAACCTGGCGCTGGCGGAACGTATCGCCAGCGGTGACCTGACCGCCAGCATCGAAACCAACCGTCACGATGAACTGGGCCAGTTGACCGCCGCCATGGCGGGCATGAATGAACGGTTACGCCAGATGATCGGCAATATCCGCGACAGCGTTGGCAGCGTGGCGGCATCCGCGGCGCAAATCGCCCACGGCAACCATGAACTGTCGTCGCGCACCGAGCAGCAGTCCGCCGCCGTCGTTCAGACCGCCGCCAGCATGGAACAGCTGACCTCAACGGTGAAAAACAACGCCGACAACGCCCGCCATGCCAGTCAGATCGCGGCGGAGGCATCCAGAGACGCACACACGGGCGGCGGCGTGGTGCAAAACGTGGTCAATACCATGAATGACATCGCCGTCAGTTCGAAAAAAATCTCCGATATCACCGACGTGATCAACAGCATCGCCTTTCAAACCAACATTCTGGCACTTAACGCCGCAGTGGAAGCGGCACGCGCCGGCGAACAAGGGCGTGGTTTCGCGGTGGTGGCCGGAGAGGTACGTAATCTGGCGCAGCGCAGCGCTCAGGCCGCCCGTGAAATCGCCAGCCTGATCGCCGAGTCCGTTACCCGCATTAATGCCGGCTCCGTACTGGCGGCGGAAGCCGGCGACGCCATGCAGAAAATCCTGCTCTCGGTTTCTCGCGTCAACGACATCATCGGTGAAATCGCCTCGGCGTCCGATGAACAGCGTCGCGGCATCGAGCAGATCGCCAGCGCGGTCGGCGAACTGGATTCCACCACCCAGCAAAACGCGTCGCTGGTGACGGCATCCGCCTCGTCCGCCAGTTCGCTGGAAGAACAATCGATACAACTGGAAACGCTGGTAAGTCATTTCCGGCTGGCGCAGGATAATCAGCCGTTGCTGTCCCGGCACGCGGCGCTGCCCGCCAACCGTCCCCCCGTTCCCGCGTTGAGCCAGGCCAGGCTAACCCTCGACGGTAAAAACCGCCAGAGCCAGCAGGATTGGGAAAGTTTCTGA
- the tpx gene encoding thiol peroxidase, with amino-acid sequence MSTNVHFQGNPVPVAGSFPAAGGKAPAFSLVAKDLSDVALSHYAGKRKVLNIFPSIDTGVCAASVRKFNQLASSLDNTVVLCISADLPFAQSRFCGAEGLNNVVVLSTLRGAEFQENYGVAIAEGALKGLTARAVVVLDENDNVLHSELVNEITTEPNYDAAIAVLK; translated from the coding sequence ATGTCAACAAATGTACATTTCCAGGGTAACCCGGTGCCGGTAGCAGGATCTTTCCCGGCGGCCGGCGGCAAAGCACCGGCGTTTTCACTGGTTGCCAAAGACCTCTCTGACGTGGCGCTGAGCCACTACGCAGGCAAGCGCAAAGTCCTAAACATTTTCCCGAGCATCGATACCGGCGTGTGCGCCGCGTCCGTGCGTAAATTCAATCAGTTGGCATCCAGCCTGGATAATACCGTCGTGCTTTGCATTTCCGCCGACCTGCCGTTCGCCCAGTCCCGCTTCTGCGGCGCCGAAGGCCTGAACAATGTGGTGGTACTGTCCACCCTGCGCGGCGCCGAATTCCAGGAAAACTACGGTGTGGCGATTGCCGAAGGCGCGCTGAAAGGTCTGACCGCACGCGCCGTCGTGGTGCTGGACGAAAACGACAACGTGCTGCACAGCGAACTGGTGAACGAAATCACCACCGAACCGAACTACGACGCGGCTATCGCCGTACTGAAATAA
- the mpaA gene encoding murein tripeptide amidase MpaA: protein MTDTEFLYRPRTERGFFTSPGQEYGRSRLGAPLLWFPAEVEGKHSGLILAGTHGDETASVVALSCALRTLAPGSRAHHVVLAVNPDGCQLGLRANAGGVDLNRNFPAANWQPDGTVYRWSEDTPVRDVQLSTGDRPGSEPETQALCRLIDRLSPPWVVSFHEPLACIDDPHRSELGGWLAREFALPLVDSVGYPTPGSFGSWCAERRLHCITAELPVIAADSANHRYLTALTRLLSHNFLYQC, encoded by the coding sequence ATGACAGACACCGAGTTTCTTTATCGACCCCGTACCGAACGCGGGTTCTTTACTTCGCCGGGCCAGGAGTATGGCCGCTCCCGGCTGGGTGCGCCGCTGCTTTGGTTCCCGGCGGAAGTGGAAGGAAAACACAGCGGATTGATCCTCGCCGGCACGCACGGCGACGAAACCGCGTCGGTGGTGGCGCTCTCCTGCGCGTTGCGTACGCTAGCGCCGGGCAGCCGGGCTCACCATGTGGTACTGGCGGTCAATCCGGATGGCTGTCAGTTGGGCCTGCGCGCCAATGCCGGCGGCGTCGATCTCAACCGTAATTTCCCGGCGGCCAACTGGCAGCCGGATGGCACTGTCTACCGCTGGAGCGAAGACACGCCAGTGCGCGACGTACAGCTCTCCACCGGCGATCGCCCCGGCTCCGAGCCGGAAACGCAGGCATTGTGTCGCCTGATCGATCGGCTATCGCCGCCGTGGGTGGTGTCCTTTCATGAGCCGCTGGCCTGCATCGACGATCCCCATCGTTCCGAGCTGGGCGGCTGGCTGGCGCGTGAATTCGCGCTGCCGCTGGTCGACAGCGTGGGCTACCCAACGCCGGGATCGTTTGGCAGTTGGTGCGCCGAGCGCCGCCTGCATTGCATCACCGCCGAGTTGCCGGTGATTGCCGCCGACAGCGCCAATCACCGCTATCTGACCGCCCTGACCCGGTTGCTGTCCCATAATTTTTTATACCAATGTTGA
- a CDS encoding N-acetylglucosaminidase, translating into MKKNNTTRKQLVVVIKKTRSFAKKTEITTQSRQNTTAANNTAANYPNAPSSAGLDNIRFSAPEPGQSGAPATAASQPTPPAAPPVTTVPPLPKFNPPRAETTTPPSAPPAQPSTSSAPQPSLPSPAPAPVAAAPAAEPPATQEPATPPFAPDYAAVGNQLSKLMSGMAAPLSRLAGSFQSFAHATNQALLNPAQSVAPKTEPKPVTPTPTPAKPISLPTAPAQKISVPVPAGKTGTVQRALATGAAYKQGDIAGLDDAHTRALVASTAATESAGGKLDIRNSAGYLGRYQAGASWLADAGLIAGGANAVIAAMKADGFTNEYKWGKSGGMTRFLKNKNNWKNGLDYDKYLSSAEVQDTAFKTNSDKAYKQLLKEGTIKPNMSQDEIAGILKARHIGGIGGARKAAKGIEGAKDANGTSALKYKNDLAAGNVFIESYQSETPIKKDNINSLSNKDTIPQKEFKQKKYNYTLDDAFEKQIAVSKEEKFKLTIGNKKIATRDEVRDYMNPQKNMGNDEIYQFLDLSAPAGLSESAIEKTLEGQGVLSGKAAIFIKAAKKYGINEAYLVAHAILESGHGNSAFAKGLHSYNGRKIYNMFGINVDTNKPENGIKRAYDQGWFSVDEAIDGGARWIANSYIHNKSEQNTLYKMRWNPSNPATHQYATDIKWAKSQAGKIRELIEKIPGAKLKFEIPEYKK; encoded by the coding sequence ATGAAAAAAAATAACACCACCCGGAAACAACTCGTCGTCGTGATAAAAAAAACACGCTCTTTTGCGAAGAAAACAGAAATAACGACCCAATCCCGTCAAAATACCACAGCCGCCAACAACACGGCAGCGAATTACCCCAACGCCCCGTCGTCAGCCGGGTTGGATAATATCCGTTTTTCCGCACCGGAACCCGGCCAGTCCGGCGCGCCTGCGACTGCCGCCAGCCAGCCGACGCCACCGGCCGCACCGCCGGTGACAACCGTTCCGCCACTGCCAAAATTTAACCCGCCGCGCGCTGAAACGACCACACCGCCGTCCGCGCCGCCGGCACAACCATCAACATCCAGCGCGCCGCAACCCAGCCTGCCGTCTCCGGCACCGGCACCAGTTGCCGCCGCTCCCGCAGCGGAACCCCCGGCAACCCAGGAACCGGCCACGCCGCCGTTTGCACCTGACTATGCAGCAGTTGGAAATCAGCTAAGCAAGCTGATGTCCGGCATGGCGGCGCCGCTGTCGCGGCTGGCGGGAAGCTTTCAGAGTTTTGCTCATGCCACAAATCAAGCACTACTGAATCCAGCCCAATCTGTTGCGCCTAAAACAGAACCTAAACCTGTTACACCTACGCCCACCCCAGCAAAACCTATATCGTTACCAACCGCACCCGCCCAGAAAATCAGTGTGCCGGTTCCAGCAGGTAAAACAGGGACAGTTCAGCGAGCTCTCGCAACAGGTGCTGCGTATAAACAAGGTGATATTGCCGGTTTAGACGATGCCCACACCCGAGCATTGGTGGCCTCTACCGCAGCCACAGAAAGTGCTGGTGGTAAATTAGATATACGCAACTCCGCCGGATATCTCGGTCGTTATCAGGCTGGTGCGAGTTGGCTAGCTGACGCCGGGTTGATTGCAGGCGGTGCAAATGCCGTTATCGCCGCCATGAAAGCGGACGGATTCACCAATGAGTATAAATGGGGAAAATCCGGCGGTATGACTCGCTTTCTGAAGAATAAAAATAACTGGAAGAATGGACTGGACTATGACAAATACCTATCCAGTGCCGAAGTACAGGATACCGCATTTAAGACCAACTCAGACAAAGCATATAAACAATTGCTTAAAGAAGGAACTATTAAGCCGAATATGAGCCAGGACGAAATCGCTGGCATTCTCAAAGCACGGCATATTGGAGGAATTGGCGGAGCCAGAAAAGCAGCTAAGGGTATCGAAGGAGCCAAAGATGCTAATGGTACTTCAGCACTGAAGTATAAGAATGATTTAGCAGCTGGTAATGTGTTTATTGAGAGCTACCAGTCAGAAACACCAATAAAAAAAGATAACATCAACTCACTTTCAAATAAAGACACCATTCCACAAAAAGAGTTTAAACAAAAAAAATACAATTACACACTAGATGATGCTTTTGAAAAACAAATAGCCGTCAGCAAGGAAGAAAAATTTAAACTTACCATAGGGAATAAAAAAATTGCCACTAGAGATGAGGTAAGAGATTATATGAACCCACAAAAAAACATGGGTAATGATGAAATATATCAATTTCTGGATTTATCTGCACCAGCGGGTTTATCTGAAAGTGCCATAGAGAAGACCCTAGAGGGACAAGGGGTATTATCAGGAAAAGCAGCAATATTTATTAAAGCTGCCAAGAAATATGGAATAAATGAAGCATATCTTGTCGCTCATGCAATATTAGAATCAGGACATGGCAATTCAGCTTTTGCCAAAGGACTTCACTCATACAATGGCAGAAAAATTTACAACATGTTCGGAATAAATGTTGATACTAATAAACCGGAGAATGGCATAAAACGTGCTTATGATCAAGGATGGTTTTCAGTAGATGAAGCAATTGATGGTGGTGCAAGATGGATTGCTAACTCTTACATTCACAATAAAAGCGAACAAAACACTCTATATAAAATGAGATGGAACCCCTCCAACCCAGCAACTCACCAATATGCAACAGATATAAAATGGGCAAAATCACAAGCTGGAAAGATAAGGGAATTAATAGAGAAAATCCCTGGCGCAAAATTAAAATTTGAAATACCAGAATATAAGAAATAG